In Eucalyptus grandis isolate ANBG69807.140 chromosome 4, ASM1654582v1, whole genome shotgun sequence, the following proteins share a genomic window:
- the LOC104442552 gene encoding probable purine permease 10: MTDDQEAKEGNSSQPISIITNSQAMITSESKNLWWWIRVALYSLFVLSGQAVATLLGNLYYKEGGHSMWLASLVQLGGFPILLLLYFIPTPKQPSDPNNPYIQIDAQAQSQSQSPSLKSLALVYLFLGAVGALNGFLYSVGLLHLPVSTYSLICSSQLAFNALFSFFLNAQKFTPYIINSLVLLTLSSILLAFQSDSEDHNRVSAGKYALVASVIIVVGLFGSGEWENLGREMDGYKLGKVSYVMNLVGTAISCRALGGQDGWDGVKVMAMILAIRGFVSYAYQYYLDDNKLKAQRTSVGGDELGVRWALNARIASVNGYL, encoded by the exons ATGACAGATGATCAGGAAGCCAAAGAAGGGAACTCATCCCAGCCCATTAGCATCATCACCAATAGTCAAGCAATGATAACTTCTGAATCCAAGAACTTATGGTGGTGGATTAGAGTGGCTCTCTACTCGCTCTTTGTGCTCTCTGGCCAAGCGGTGGCCACACTCCTTGGGAATCTCTACTACAAAGAAGGAGGCCACAGCATGTGGCTCGCCTCACTTGTCCAGCTTGGGGGCTTCCCAATCCTCCTCCTTCTCTACTTCATCCCCACGCCCAAACAACCAAGTGACCCTAATAACCCATACATCCAAATAGATGCACAAGCTCAATCTCAATCACAATCACCCTCTCTCAAGAGCCTTGCCCTTGTGTATCTCTTTCTAGGCGCAGTGGGGGCCCTAAATGGCTTTTTATACTCAGTTGGCCTCTTGCACCTCCCTGTCTCCACCTACTCCCTCATTTGCTCCTCCCAATTGGCCTTCAATgccctcttctccttcttcctaaATGCCCAAAAGTTCACCCCCTACATCATTAACTCTCTAGTCCTCCTCACTTTGTCCTCAATCCTCCTTGCGTTCCAATCGGATTCAGAAGACCACAACAGGGTTTCTGCAGGGAAATATGCACTGG TGGCTAGTGTGATTATTGTGGTGGGGTTGTTTGGGAGTGGTGAGTGGGAAAATCTGGGGAGAGAGATGGACGGGTATAAGCTTGGCAAGGTGAGCTATGTGATGAACTTGGTCGGGACGGCCATTTCTTG TCGTGCTCTTGGGGGACAAGATGGATGGGATGGGGTCAAGGTGATGGCTATGATCTTGGCCATTCGGGGGTTCGTTTCTTATGCCTACCAGTACTATTTGGATGATAACAAGTTGAAGGCTCAAAGGACGAGTGTTGGTGGGGATGAACTTGGTGTGAGATGGGCACTAAATGCTCGAATCGCAAGCGTTAATGGATATTTATAG